The genomic window GCGGTCGGTCTCGCGGCCGTACTTCCCGTCCAGCAGCAGCAGCGCATTGAGCCCCTCGGCCTGCGTCCACCAGACCTTGGTCAGGTCGAACGCATGGTTGGTCGCGACGTCGCCCTTGTCGTAGAAGCCCCCGTGCCGGTCGTCCCACCCCCCGGCGAGTGCGTGGTCGACGAGCGAGCGGGCGACCTTCCACGTGGCCCCGTCCGACGGCATCCCGAGCACGTCGGCCGCCTCGACGAGGAGATACGCCGTCTCGACGTCGTGGCCGTACGAGTCGTGCGAGGGGATGATTTTCCATTCCCTCGTCAGCTCGAGATTCAGCAGGCCGGGCTCGGCCGCGATCCGGTCGCGGACCAGGTGGAAGACCTCGTCGAGCCGCTGCTTCACGACGGGCCGGTCGTCGACCCTGGCGAGCTCCGCGAACGCTTCCAGCAGGTGGATATGCGAGTTCATCGTCTTCCGGCCGTAGGCGATGCCGAGGCGGTCCTTGTCCCGGCCCGGTGAGCCGGGCTGTGCCGTCAGGATGGGCGTGCCGTCGCGTTTCAGGGCCTCGAAGTAGCCGCCATGGTCGCGGTCGTGCGCGTGCGCCTCGAGCCAGTCGAAGGCGTCGCGGGCGACCTTCAGGGCCCGCTCGTCTCCCCCCACGGACCGGACCTTGCTCGCGGCGTAGATGACGAACGACATGCCGTAGGCGTGCTTCTCATCCCCGAGGCCAGGATCGAGATTCCCGCGAGCATCGACGATCCAGTGGAAGCCGCCGTGCTCGCGGTCGCGCATCGCCTCGTCGAGGAAGGCGAGGCCGTGGCGGGCGTAGCCCAGGTACTCGTCGCGGCGGGAGTGGTCGTGGTCCGCGAAGGCCGCGGCGGTCCACGTCATCCGGGCCTGATAGACCTGGGACTTGCTCACCCCGGCCCGGATGGACCAGTCGCGGGCCATCTCCTCGTGGAATCCGCCATGCCGGCGATCGACCGCGTGCGGATACCAGTGCGCGGAGAGCTCGCCGCGGAGCTGCGACTCCATCGCGGCGGCGAGGTCTTCGGCGGACCTGGTCTCCTGGCCCGTGGCCTCATGCCGGAGGGCCGCGAGGTTCAGGAGAAGGACCGGGACGAGAAGACGCACGGGACGGCGGGACCGCATAGCAGGGCCTCGGCGGGATGGTGTTCCGGAGACCCCGTGGATTATCCCCGGAAGTCGCCGCGGCCACAACCGCGCCGGGGCCGCCGTCCTCACCGATCAGAATGAGACCGTGTCGATCCAGTCGAGGTCGTCGACGACGGCGAGAACGGCGGGATGGAGCCGCGTCGCATTGAGATGGGTGGCGACTTCCTGGAAATAGTCGCGATTCTCGCGGAGCATCTCGGCCGCGAGGAAGGCCAGCTCGGAGGACTGGACGCCGTAAATCAAGGCCTTGAAATGCCCCATCGCGGCGTAGCGGTTCAGGACGACGGCCGCGATCAGGATCGCCCGGAGGGCGGCGACCTTGATCTCCGCCGAATCGGACGCCTGGAAGACGGCCCTCATCCGCGCGACGACCAGGTCGGCATAATCGAAGGGGCGTCGGCCGGCCGCGTGCTCCAGGGCCCTGGCGAAGGCTCCCAGCGCCCGCACGAAGGCGGGATCGCCACGCTCGCCCAGCTCGACGAGGAGCCGCCTGGGGAGCCGGTCGATGGCCTCGAGCACGACGGCGGGCGGCTCGCCCTGGAGCCTGAGCAGGGCGTGGAGGATTTCGCGACGAACCGCCTCCGGATCGTCCCCGCCCTGGTGGCGGGCCACTAGGACTTCGAGGATGTCGGAGGGGCTGCCGGCGAGCCGGGAGGGCGCGTTCCACCGGCATGCGTCGATCGCGTCCAGGAGCGAGGCGACGTCGGGATAACGTTCGTCGGGGCGTTGTGCGACGGCGCGGAGGATGATGTGGGAGAGCGCGGGCGGCAGGGCCGTCGCCTCGATCACGGCCGGGAGCTTGCCCGTGACGAGCTGGTAGAGCATCTTGCCGAGCTGGAAGACATCCGTCCGGGCGTCCGCCGTCCGACTACCGCCGGGCAGCAACTGCTCCGGCGCGAGATAGCAGAGCGTGCCCAGGATGGCGCAGGTGCGGGTCAGGATCGTGGAATCCCGCGGCTCCCGCTTGGCCGTCCCGAGATCG from Aquisphaera giovannonii includes these protein-coding regions:
- a CDS encoding AGE family epimerase/isomerase, whose protein sequence is MRLLVPVLLLNLAALRHEATGQETRSAEDLAAAMESQLRGELSAHWYPHAVDRRHGGFHEEMARDWSIRAGVSKSQVYQARMTWTAAAFADHDHSRRDEYLGYARHGLAFLDEAMRDREHGGFHWIVDARGNLDPGLGDEKHAYGMSFVIYAASKVRSVGGDERALKVARDAFDWLEAHAHDRDHGGYFEALKRDGTPILTAQPGSPGRDKDRLGIAYGRKTMNSHIHLLEAFAELARVDDRPVVKQRLDEVFHLVRDRIAAEPGLLNLELTREWKIIPSHDSYGHDVETAYLLVEAADVLGMPSDGATWKVARSLVDHALAGGWDDRHGGFYDKGDVATNHAFDLTKVWWTQAEGLNALLLLDGKYGRETDRYHRAFLKQWDFIRSCLIDPRYDGWFSETESDGKLRGDGAKANPWKANYHTSRALMNVVRTLRNPPPGH
- a CDS encoding serine/threonine-protein kinase, with the protein product MSHGSAETRELGHRSGADASWSPAERLFNVGALVDGRYEVIRPVGRGGMGWVVEVERLDDGRRLALKYCEGSSLRGKRLVREAKILGSLRHPHLLPVLDARLDQEPPYFVMPLAAGTLEEDIRARRRGGIAWSLSVLRQVCMGVQALHWAGVTHRDLKPANVLRLEDGRYVVADLGTAKREPRDSTILTRTCAILGTLCYLAPEQLLPGGSRTADARTDVFQLGKMLYQLVTGKLPAVIEATALPPALSHIILRAVAQRPDERYPDVASLLDAIDACRWNAPSRLAGSPSDILEVLVARHQGGDDPEAVRREILHALLRLQGEPPAVVLEAIDRLPRRLLVELGERGDPAFVRALGAFARALEHAAGRRPFDYADLVVARMRAVFQASDSAEIKVAALRAILIAAVVLNRYAAMGHFKALIYGVQSSELAFLAAEMLRENRDYFQEVATHLNATRLHPAVLAVVDDLDWIDTVSF